GGTAGTCTGAAAGAAGCGTATGATACTCGGGAAAAAGCTTATCGTTGTCATGCCTGCATACAATGCGGAAAAAACGCTCCGGCAGACCTATGCTGAACTTCCCCACGAATATGTCGATGAGGTCATCCTTGTGGATGATGCCTCAAGAGACAGCACGGCAGTGGTTGCGCGAGAACTTGGTATCAGAACCATTATTCACAGTGAAAACAAAGGGTACGGAGGAAACCAGAAGACATGCTATGCGGAAGCCTTGCGCCATGGCGCCGACATTGTCGTGATGATACATCCCGATTACCAGTATTCTCCCCGCCTTGTCACCGCCATGGCCTCGATGATCGCTTCCGGCCATTACGACGTGATGCTGGGATCAAGGATACTGGGGGGACAGGCCCTTAAGGGAGGGATGCCCTTTTACAAGTATGTAGCGAACAGATTGCTTACTTTTTTTGAGAATCTTTTTCTTAGGGTTAAACTTTCTGAATACCACACAGGCTATCGCGCCTTCACCCGCACGGTGCTTGAGACCCTTCCTCTCAGCGCGAACTCCGATGACTTTGTGTTCGATAATGAGATGCTTGCCCAGACCGTCTATTTTGGCTTCAGAATAGGTGAAATTAGCTGTCCCACGAAATATTTCGAAGAAGCCTCCTCGATCAA
This window of the Thermodesulfovibrionales bacterium genome carries:
- a CDS encoding glycosyltransferase family 2 protein — translated: MILGKKLIVVMPAYNAEKTLRQTYAELPHEYVDEVILVDDASRDSTAVVARELGIRTIIHSENKGYGGNQKTCYAEALRHGADIVVMIHPDYQYSPRLVTAMASMIASGHYDVMLGSRILGGQALKGGMPFYKYVANRLLTFFENLFLRVKLSEYHTGYRAFTRTVLETLPLSANSDDFVFDNEMLAQTVYFGFRIGEISCPTKYFEEASSINFRRSVKYGFGVLATTAKFVLQKWNIWKFPIFSGDSRRQAPL